The following is a genomic window from Parabacteroides johnsonii DSM 18315.
TAAACGGAAAGATATATAGTGCAACCATAAGATAGAGGAACAAGAGGTTACTTTTCTTCATGATTCTTTTTTTTATGTGGTTGATAAAAGGATGTATAGGCATTTGCTAATTCATCAAACCCGATATCTAATAATTGCATTTCTGCAAATACGGCAGGCAGTACTTCACTAATGAAGTGCTCGTGTCGCATTTTTCGGATCCGCTCTCCGGCATCGGAAGAGACGAAGTTTCCTATTCCCCGCTTGTTATAAATGATACCGTTCGCTTGCAAGCGTTCGAAAGAGCGCATGGCGGTATTGGGGTTGACTTCCATTTCCACTGCAATTTCCCGTACGGACGGAATACGAGTATCTGCCGGATATTCCTTGCTTAAGATACGGTCGCAAATCCTCTCGGCGATTTGAATGAATATAGACTGATTACTGTTGAAATTCATCGAGCTTCTTTTTCTTTAAGTTTAAGATAACCGATATACAATATAATGATAGTGGCAACAGTCATCGAGGCTGGATGATATCGTACCAGCCATTCCAGTGTATAGGAAAAAGGTGTCATTTCAAAAAAGGAGGATGCCTGATGCAAATTGTGAGTCAGCCTCCCTCCAAAGCAGCCTAAGAACAGATAAAAAGATGCCATAATTCCTATATATCCGCCTATCGTGACCAAAAAAGCATATTTACAAAACGAGAGATAGGCCAGGAACATGAGGGCGATCAGAAACATGGCGACAAAAGGGGATAACTTCCCTGTCAGCAGGCTGTTTCCTGTAATCGGATAGTTTAGCCCGAACAACAATGGGAAGTGCATGCAGCCTGTAAATAACAAGTATAGCAGCAAAAGCAGCAGAAACCCTTCCAACAGAATCACGACATATTTTTCAGATGTCCGCGCCGGTAGTGTCAGGTATGTGTTTTTATATTCATGCACTTTTCTTCCAACATACTGGCAAAAATAGGTCGAACAGGAAAACAACATCAACCAAAACAAAGAATATTGTATTTGTAACTTGCCCCGTTCCGTATCTTCCATATTCATGATGATAAACGCGACGCTGATGATAGCAGCAAAAGCTCCTAAAGCGTAATAAAGATAGATTTTATACTCTGTATAGTCTGCCTTTAACAGCAATTTGATTCTTTGAAAACTGAAATTATTCATACCGGTACCTTTTTGATGTAAACAAACTGCTTATTGCTTCCGGCTGTGAAATGGCCGCATTAAACAATAGCTCCAACGAGACAGGGGTCTCCTCATTCCTGCAATTTTTTCCTACACCTATCGTTCCTAATGGCGTAGATGTTCGGTAAAAGACTTTTTCATCCGGTTCTGTCTGACGAAAAAATAGTTTCTCACTGATTTCATCTAATGTGTTGTTTAAGATAATTTTCTTATCATTCAGTATTATAACCGCATCAATCAGGCTTTCCAGATCACGGATTTGGTGGGTGGAGATAATGACTGTCTGTTCCTCGCCTGCAAAAGAAACCAACAACTTCCGGAAGATTTCCTTTGAGGGAATGTCCAGCCCGTTGGTCGGTTCGTCCATCAAAAGTAACGGAGTATGGGTTGAAAAGGCCAGTGAGATGATCACTTTCTTTCTTTCCCCCTGAGATATCTGGTCCAACCGGGCGGAGCGGTCGATTTCGAATGATTCGAAGCAGGTCGTCAAGGTCTCGTTGCTGAAGGCGGGATAGAAGGGAGCATACATCCGGATATATTCGTTTATCTTTATCCCCGGCATCTTTTGCTCTTCCGGCATTAAAAATAACTTTTGCAAAAAGGATATATTCCGGCAAGATGGAACTTCACCGGAAACATTGCAAATACCTTTGTCTGGAAACAATTGTCCGCTTAAAATATTCAGTAAAGTAGTTTTTCCTTCACCGTTTTTACCTAAAAGTCCATAAATACGACCCGGAAGAATTTTTAGATTTATATTCTCCAGTATGGATTTATTGTGTTTATAAAATAAACTGACATCTTGTATTGTGATCATACACATCAAGTTTTTAAGTGTATTAGTATAATAGTACACTGCAAAGGTAAAGTAAACCATGAAATAAACAAGGAAAAAGATATTTATTTTTATGGATGTAAGTTTCGATTTAAACTACCAGATATTTTGGAAAAAGGAACAATAAAGCAATAAACTCTGGTTTATCGACAGATAAGTATATGTAAAATAATATTAATAATATGCTATAAAACATACTATTTTCGTTCTATATATGCAATAAAACATATAAAAAATCTTGCTCTTCGGTCTAAAAGTGTTATATCATTTGGCTAAATAGGGCTTTTGCCTGTATATTTGCAACCGTTAAGAACAAGAAAGCAATTCCTTAGCGAAGGTGAAGCTCTTGTTTACTTCCTGAAAATCAGGAGTCGGAGGCGAAGACTATTACACGATACTCCGATTAGGTTTAACATAAAAATGATGATATGAAAGTAAGAGCTTATGTTCTCTTTGTTGCGGTTGCACTGCTTGCAGTGTCTGCCGGAACTAAAAACGCAAAGCCGACAGTCGGTATTAACCCTGGCGACCTTGCTCCGAGAATAGAGTCTTTAGGAAACGAAAGCAATTTCAGTTTCCAAAATCATTCAGGACGTTACACATTGCTGAATTTCTGGGCAGCTTACGATGCTGAATCGCGGGCCCGTAACGTTCAATTATGGAATGAAGTCAACAAGTTGAGTTCAGACAAGATTGCGATGTATTCGATCTCTTTGGATGAGAAAGAATCCATTTTTACTGAAACAGTAAAAGCCGACAAGTTGGAGGGCACAAAGCAATTTCATGAAGAACTTGGCAGAAAGTCAGAATTGTTTGGGAAGTATAACCTGCAAAAGGGATTCCGTAACTTCCTGATTAACGACAAAGGGGTTATTATCGCCGCCAATGTAGCCCCGGAAGATCTGACGAAGGTATTGAAGAAGAGTTAATCAGTAGATTATTAGCAAAAAAGAGCTGTTCCTGTCAAAAGGGGCAGCTCTTTTTTATATATTCCCTTATTCCTTTATAGTATCTGCTTGATCATTTTCACCACTTTCGGGACAGCCGCTTGCACTACGGGAGTCAAATCCATTCCTACTTCGCTGATATCTTCAGCAGAGACAACGATCAGTTGTATATCCGGTAGCTTCTCTGTCAATATCATGGCATCGATCATGTCACGAAGGCCGATTTCATGCGCACTCATCAGAGGCGGAAAGTCTGTCGCATAGCGAGGGCGGATCAGGCGTATCGTTCCTGGAGGATTGTGATCGAGAGTTGCGTCGACCATGATGATCCGGTTATAATCTTGTATCCAGCTTATCAGATGCAGACCACCTGTACCACCGTCCATCAGGGATACATTAGGGGGGAGTTCTTCTTTTTCGAGTGCCTGTATTACATGGATGCCGACTCCTTCGTCCTTCAACAGCAGGTTGCCGACACCCAAAACCAATATATCCTTATTCATTTCTACGGGCAGATTTGGTGATTACTTCCGCATTTTCCGTTACCTCTTCTTTGTCTGCAATCTCTTCTTCGATGAATTTCCAGCCACCAATGATAGAGGAAGTCTCACCGCGTTGTTCAATATAGTCGTGGTAGAACACCAAATAAATATGCACGATGGCAAAAAGGATGAAGAACCACATCAGGAAATGGTGAATCTCGCGAGCAACCAAGTCGCCACCCAT
Proteins encoded in this region:
- a CDS encoding GntR family transcriptional regulator translates to MNFNSNQSIFIQIAERICDRILSKEYPADTRIPSVREIAVEMEVNPNTAMRSFERLQANGIIYNKRGIGNFVSSDAGERIRKMRHEHFISEVLPAVFAEMQLLDIGFDELANAYTSFYQPHKKKNHEEK
- a CDS encoding ABC transporter ATP-binding protein, with the protein product MVYFTFAVYYYTNTLKNLMCMITIQDVSLFYKHNKSILENINLKILPGRIYGLLGKNGEGKTTLLNILSGQLFPDKGICNVSGEVPSCRNISFLQKLFLMPEEQKMPGIKINEYIRMYAPFYPAFSNETLTTCFESFEIDRSARLDQISQGERKKVIISLAFSTHTPLLLMDEPTNGLDIPSKEIFRKLLVSFAGEEQTVIISTHQIRDLESLIDAVIILNDKKIILNNTLDEISEKLFFRQTEPDEKVFYRTSTPLGTIGVGKNCRNEETPVSLELLFNAAISQPEAISSLFTSKRYRYE
- a CDS encoding thioredoxin-like domain-containing protein, giving the protein MKVRAYVLFVAVALLAVSAGTKNAKPTVGINPGDLAPRIESLGNESNFSFQNHSGRYTLLNFWAAYDAESRARNVQLWNEVNKLSSDKIAMYSISLDEKESIFTETVKADKLEGTKQFHEELGRKSELFGKYNLQKGFRNFLINDKGVIIAANVAPEDLTKVLKKS
- a CDS encoding hydrogenase maturation protease; its protein translation is MNKDILVLGVGNLLLKDEGVGIHVIQALEKEELPPNVSLMDGGTGGLHLISWIQDYNRIIMVDATLDHNPPGTIRLIRPRYATDFPPLMSAHEIGLRDMIDAMILTEKLPDIQLIVVSAEDISEVGMDLTPVVQAAVPKVVKMIKQIL